The Ictalurus punctatus breed USDA103 chromosome 17, Coco_2.0, whole genome shotgun sequence sequence ACAATTGGGTGCTTTTAACTTTTCAGCAACAGTTTAAGGAAGGCCcatgtatgggtgtgattgattgtcaggtgttcacatactttttggccaagtataaacatatttaaatgtgtttcagggtggagttttcctttaagcaCATTTGTAATTAGCCGAGATTTGCAGATAACTATCATTTTAAGTCCCAAAACAACATAGTGAAAAACATCACCAAGATCACAGGAAAACAGCAGAATATTAATGTCTTACTAAACCACTATTCTTTGTATGGTATTGAATGTAGCCCCAAAACATGTAGTACTCCacccatatgtgtgtgtgtgtgtgtgtatgtgtgtgtatgtgtgtgtgtgtgtactgtatgtatttgcatgtgtgaatgtgagtgtgcacacacacctgtgtgtagtATTCTCTGCCGTGAATAGAGATGGTAGTAAGGGTGACCTGCTGACCGCTTTGCCGTATTCTGCTGACTATGTCCTCATGCTCAGAGTTTTCCACCTGCTCTCCATTGACCGCCAGCAGCAGATCCCCATCCTCCATCCCTGCTGCCTCAGCTGGGCTGCACGGGTCCACCTCTCGCAGCAGGTGAGCTGTAGGGAGCCAAAACGCATAGCATACACTTCATCACAATGAGAGTCAATTCACAACTAAACATAAGACATCCCATCCAGAGTGCATTCCCACCtcatacccagtgttcccaggattgtttctggatccaccacaaccctgagcaggataaagtgaCTACTGGAGATGAATTAATTTGTATGAAACGATATAAAGGTTAGAGCTATCAGAAGGGTGAATTCATACCCTTTCTTATGACTTGCATATGAAATCAAATGAATTCcttatttcatttgaatttgtctAAATTTGTTCATGggattaggatttttttttttttttctaataaaagAAACTGTTGTcaaaaagttggaagcacacaactgtataacagggggtagtggtggcttgaaggttaaggctctgggttactgattggaaggttgggggtccaagccccagcactgccaagctatcactattggacccttgagcaaggcccttaaccctctctgctccaggggtgctgtaacATGGCCATATCATctcctgcactctgaccccaacttcctgacatgctggggtattcaaagaaaaggatttcactgtgctgtaatatatatgtgaccaataaagaatGATTATTTTAGGATGTCTTTGAATGCTGTTGTATTGCAGTTTCCCTTCTCTGCAACTATGGGGCCTAGTCAAAATATGTTCCAGCTCGATAATGCCCCTgttcattaaatattaaatatcatatttaacaagattaaataaaagcacagcGAAGCAGTCATTTTGTGATGCTTGTGAAAGTCTCACCAATGTGTCCTGTAGTCAGCTTCTCTTGACGTAACAGGAATCCATAACCCTGTGGTCCCTGAGTAAGGTGTAGGGTTTTTGGCCTGTGAGGCAGGTTATGAGTACTGGCAAAAGTGGGCAGAATGGGCAATCTTCGACGCATGTAGCTTTCTTCACTTCTGCTGTCTATCACCAAAATGGTCACACATTCGCCACACTTTTTAAACTgacaaaaaaacccagcagaAATTAgccaaaaacaaatacaattggTAAATGTCTTTATGAATGCCATGCCAACCAACCATTTTCATCAGTGCCGAATGCGTGAGTTTTGAGACCATAACACCATTGATCGAGAGCAGATGATCTTCTGCCTGAACACCCGCTCTCTCTGCTGGACCCTCACTTACTGGGCTTAGATAATACTTTCCTCTCTTACCTGCACACACATAGAAGGCATGCTTAATCTATACACCCTCAGGCAGATCAGATCTGTATACATATGTGGGTTTTAAGACTGATCTCTACCATTATTCATTCTTTCTGCTGCACATCTACAAATAAATTACAGTACCCTCAATGGGGAAGATGTTGAGTCCCAGGCCAATGCCGGGTTCTCTGCTGATGTGGCACAAACGAGGACGTACACAGCCTTCACCTCGATTCGCCCTGGACAGAGCCATGAGGTCTATTCCTTCACACACAGCTGTTTCATATTCCACAGCGCTCAAGACCAACAGACACAGCTGTAGACCAGATGCTTgcaccttcagcaccacctTCAAAAAGAGACAAACAGGGCTGAATTTAGCAAAACAGGTTTTTGGTTTTTGCATATACATGCTGAGCCAACAAAAGGTACTGAATTGTCCTTGTCTTCTGTACCTTTAGCATCTTTCATCTATCCTGTATTATTAACATGTGATCTTCACTGCCATGCAATGTTTATTTTGTACTGAAATTATACtgagatgacattttttaaaataggttTTAGGTTAAACTCCTTTCACTgacatgttggtctattttcatGTTGGTTAGTGGTTTCCTACggtacccacaatgccatttgactACCTGTTCATAGTGGTGCTAGTGGGAATGAGCTACATGCAGTCAGGGCTATGAcacatttcctttttaaaatattgtaaatatcTGGTAGCACTGATTATGTTCGGCAGTAGCTGCACTGCTGTCTAGAATTCTAAGTCTGGCAATTTATGTGTTTACTTCTTCTATGCTGGATCTGTCATTAATTATTGAACATTAGTGATGGGcaatatggacttaaaactatatcatgatattttctGGTATCTATTTTGATAatgatatcagtgacgatataaaatatagtactgtatataatactatagcaccactgtttttggctacaagtgacagctgcatgcagtcttgagcgcctcagaaacacaaacactgatctactgatctaagattaaaactgattttctgtaaccgaatcagttccagattgtagatgtagctcctcgtttagcgataaactcctcctcagcttcacatCCACCTTCCGCCGTACTTGTTTTCGCTCTACACATGAGCTGCAAATGGGTCGCAGACcatcacacacagaaatacctcatcaactaggctttattgTTACTGTACTGACtcattcttattgtggggagaatttctacaggtatatcgcaaacgataagatatcgcccatccctattGAACATGCTGAATAATGAGATGAGAAACATTCTTTTGTATTTAGTATAAGTTAACAGGAAAACCTGACTGCTATCCCTTAtatttgagatttaaaaaaaaaataataataataaaaaatcagaaATCCCTAACCCTGTGCTAGCAGTGTTCTCACAGGAATATCAAACATGCCAcatcaaccaacaaattagcatcTGAGCATCTGAATCATGAAACACATCACATTTCactgtaaacatatttaatgtgtttcagggtggacttTTCCTTGATGGTACACTATCATTTTACAGATTAATTATTTTATAGATTTAAAGCAACATTCACCTTTGTAAAGGACACATACTAAAAGTGTCTTTTGcgaatatttattcattatttaattatgattatattaatattatttcacACGTTATTGATTTCTCTCCTAGTACAAAAAAGATCTCTATATCTTGCTGGTTTATCTAGGATGCTGTGTAGGATGCAATAAGGTGGAAATTTAGGCTAGTAATCAAGCAACTGCCCATCTTTTAGGTTTTCACCTTGGAATACTCTTGGTTGTCCACAAAGTCTTCATTGACCTCTAGAATGCGGTCTCCATCTCTCAGGCCACTGCGCTCTGCTGCACTCCATGGGGCAACTTGCTGCACAACATGACCCCTGCAGCCACTCTCTTTCCGTAGATTGAAGCCAAAACCTTGTCCCTCCTCTCGCTTCAGCAAGCATAATCGTGGACACAAGTTTGGCTCTGAAGACAGATTTGTTTCTTTTCATACTACtgtaatatacattatatactttCATTTAGGATCTTATCTTCATGCTTTTCATGTCATCTACCTGGGTCATCTGAGATCATCAGCACTGGATTGTCAATCCCTTCTTTTGGGTTAAAAGTGAACTTCCttagaaatgaaaatatgtagGTTGATATATAATCATTTTAACAATGAGCAGTCATGAATTAATTGATCATTTATTAAGTTACTCTGCACAAGGTTAGTTCACTGATGGGGAAACTTACTGTGGCATGTCTGTTGCATCTCCTggttctgttaaaaaaaagaaaaaaagaagaagagtgaATATCCATGTAAGTCAATACATTCAAGACTTTGTACTGTCTATTCGTAGTCTAAAATTAAATTTTGCCCACAGGTGTGGCTGAGGTTTAACATTAACTTATCATTTTGGTTACTGAAGCCTCAGATAAATGAaagatatttatattaaaaaaacatgagaatgttgaCGTGATGTAGCATTACTGAAAATAAGAATGAAGATATGAATCATTCTGCATTTATTAAATGCATAGAACATTATTTTAGTCACATTTCATCTCTCATTTAATCACGTTTTGTCCTGTTATAACCTCTGAGGATGAAGTATAGTGCTAGGATTTCTTTGCTAAGGCTTTCACTAAGTTCGGATCTTTCATATAAGCAGACAGCTCAGGTCCTCGTTTGAATACTCTTTTCCATGTTTGATAGTAGCAATCTTAACTGTTcaccaaaaatgtaaataaatcccCATGTTAAAacattctttatttgtttatcaaGCTTTAACATTGACATTATTCAAGGCAAAACACTACAGGTCGAAATGACAATTTTGGTCACAGCAATCCTTTTTCAGATACTTGGAAATTtatcttatatttatattataacatATCTactcaaacttttttttctttttttttggttcagaaCAAAACTAAATTACAAAGCTAATTACAGACAAGTTTCTTAAAATGTTGAGAATTATTGAACTTATAATTGTAAAGATTTAAAATAGCACAATGGTATGCAAATGATTTTTATAACGCCATACGGTATTCTCTtgattaaatgataaataacatTTCAACAATCTGTACTCAAAGTCTTTATCTGAAGACGTTTATCTGTGTTTACaatgaaatgaacattttaatactAACATAATACAAAGATCGGATTTATTagaaatatacatatttaaatagaTGAACCCTCATTTTTCAAAAAATTAAtgcaaatatttgaaaaaaaggACCAATAAAAATTACTGCCAACTGACAAAAATAGGTTGTTatatctgttgttgtttttattttaaattcatgtaTAGTGTAGTCTTGCATTGAATGTTAAGCTATGGATAATTTTCTATACCGCATTCGTGAACACGCGTTCAAGAAATGCACCTTTTTAAAGTTACTAAATAATATTACTCGCTAAAGTATATTACCCCATCACTAgtataataaaatagaaaagcCTATCAGAAGTATTAGGTGTAAAATGAACCACTCACAAAATCCatacttataaaaataaatcattgtcGAATGGGTAGGATTTTAAAACGCTTCTTTTGACCTAGACAGTAAAATGATCAAATCAAACTGAAACGAAAAGAGAATAAACGAATTCTGGTTACAGGTACCTGTGGTGTATCTCATGGTGTTGCTTACTTGTGTCCTGGCTGGATGACAGGATTGCAGGCAGTGAAAGGGTTCAAGGTGCACACCTGAAGCATGAAGGCTGTTCAGTAGACAGAACTCCGCCTTTCTCCCCCACATTAACTCACTCGAGTTTAATATTTAAGCTGAGGTTTATGAGACAATAGCAAGGCCAGAATCAGTCATCAACAAACCCCAGTGTTTTTATTACATAAAGTTGCCTAGGATCACATCTGAAATAATCAAAGTAGACTATTTTAACTATTTTATATGAACAGGATCAGTAGAAATGAACTAAACCTTGCACCTTTTTATGCACCTATGACTCCATAAACAAAAAGAATCAGATTGAGAAGTATTTCTTAGacattttgcttatttatttttgttgtttgaaggGGATGGCATTGAcattataaatacaaaaatacgtCAGGCTCTTTTTGAAATGTAGTTAAAGGCACATGATTGGGTTGCATTTTCCATGTTAGTATTCAAATGGCTAGAAATGATATTTTAAGGcacaataaataaactttaacaccaaatttaattaaatttcatgacaaaacatgttttttttttgtcagtataGTACTCTGACATATAAGGAAGCACTGCTTAGTACATAATTTGTTTCATTCCAACACTCTataacaataacatttttattttgttcatgaACCAAACCTCAAAACTACAGCATCAACACAAGCTAATAGTTTTCTCCACACATATTACACATGAACAGGTGATGGCAATTTTAATACACTATaatggccaaaattatgtgTACACCCGAACATCACACATATATGGGCCTTCCtcaaattgttgccacaaaattggaagcacataattgtataggatgtctttgtgtgctgtagcataaacattttctttcactGGAACCAAGGTGCCCACACCTGTGCACAATGCGAGGACTATGAATAAATGGTATGCCAATGTTGAAATGGAAGAAATCGAGTGTCCTGCAGAGCCCTGACctaaaccccactgaacacctttgagatgaactgcaACACCGACTGCACTCCAAACCTCCTTGCCCCTGATCTCTCTcctggctgaatgagcacaatcccccacagccacactccaaaatctaatggaaagccttcccagaagagtgaacaTTATTATAACACCAAAgaaggactaaatctggaatgggttaaaagtaaatgttcaacaagcatataTAGATGTGATTGGTCTGGTGTCCACATATCAGGTGGCCATTATTTGTGTGCACCTGAGCTGAGTGTTCAAGCAGCTACTTAAGAATTTCCCCATAACCATCAATGCAAACTATTTGGCACGTAGTATTTGTACACAGAATTCACGTCATATTTGTATCTGGTATTTTAaactttcccagaagagcaCCAGGGCATAATGAAGCAGTTCCATCAATTAGCAGTGCTTCTTTTTTCCAGCATGTATAGAGTCTGCCTCACCACACGCTCCACTCTGCGGAAGTGCAACTTCTTCCAAAAGCTGGAGTGTTGTTTACGGCCCCACTCCAGATCCTTCAAGAAGACCAGAAGCTGTTCACGTACACGTTCCCTTTCCCAAGATAAGGAGTTCTTTCCTATGATGCTcagaatgggatgccagtcctcCGAGATGTCTGAGCCCTCGGTCACTGAAGCCAGCACCTTCACCCGTCTTCCACCTTCCTGTGGAACACCACGGACATGCAGCGACTGCTTCCCCAAGTCGGTTAGCTGGTTCAAATACAGGCTGGAAAGATGCCAAGAGGAAAATATCTTGTTCAGACATGACTAATAGTGGACATAAAAAGTTAAAATGCAAAGGCattttgtaatgtaaaaaaaattaaaccaaaataaatgaTGTGTGTATACGCTTTTATAactgtggctgtgttcagaatcaaccaaacacattcaaactcatgttaagtagtagtagtatacacttgccattaattaaagtgactgtgattaaccccaaataaagttaaaatcttcttggtttcatcccaCTGCAAAAGTCAAGTGTGAATGGAATCTCATTGTTGAAAGGTATCGATCAGGACaggggtacaaaagaatttccaaggCATTAGCTATACCATGGAATACAGTGAAGGCCATcaccaacagctggagaaaaaaTGGCACTAACATTAGTAAGAACAGGATGTCACTccaaaattgatgagaagacaACAAGAAGACTGCTCAGGGATGCTACCAATAGGCctatggcaacattaaaggagctgcaggaatttctggcaagtacttGTTGCTCCCTACATGTAAAAACAATCTCCTGTATTTTTCACATGCATGGGCTATGGATTAGGGTGGCTATACAGAAGCCAAAACATATATAAATTAACCCAAACCtgtaatgttatgactgatgagaccaaggttgAATGTTTTGGCCATAATTCCAAAATAACACCatacccacggtgaagcatAGTGATGGTAGCATCATGCTTTGGGACTGcgtttcttcagccagaactggggctttattcaaggtggagggaatcataaATAGCTCCATATACCAGTTGATTTGTGGCAGAAACCTTCAGGCATCTGTTAGGAAgctgaagaggaatttcaccttccaGCGCAGCAACGACCCAAAGCTTACATTCAAGTCAgtaaaggaatggcttaaccaaaagaagatcaacaTTTTGGAGTGGCCCAAttagagcccagacctgaatccaactgaaaATCTGTGGCGTGACCTGAAGCGGGCTGTGGACAGGAGATAGCTGCATAATTTGACggctctagaatgtttttgcaagggAGAGTGGGAAAACACTGATATACTCTTACCAAAAAAAACTGAatgctgtaataaaatcaaaaggtacttcaacaaagtattagtttaggggtgtacACACTTATGCAAACAgataattatacattttaattaattaattaataatttattaataatattaaatgtcTAACTGTTTATATCACTAAAACCTGACAACTGTATTTTGTGAAACAAGGGGTAAAATCCTATACTAGTCATACTCACTGTAATGTGTGAATAGTGGCATGCTCTCTGCAAGCGTCAACCAGTTTAAGTGCCGCACCATCTCCAATGTTGTTGTAGGCCACATTCAGCACTTGTAACCCACCATGCGATTCCAGCCTTGCAGCTAACTCGGAAGCAGTGCTATCTCCAAGACCAGTATGCATCAGAGACAGCTTCTGTAAAGACTGGTTACCAGACAGAGCATCCAAAAGGTGGCTAGCTCCTCTGTCCAACAAGGAGTTATCGCACAACCTGTAGCCAGAGATTCATTAGATTAAACTTTACATTCAACAAACAATCTATCTTATTACATTAATCTGTGATCTTACATTTATAAAACAGCAAGATGCAGTTTTATGGTTCATGTACTTTGTACTGGCACCATTCACGCAATCAGTATCTCTTCAATACATGCAGTTTTGAGGCTAGTTACCTACCTCTTGAGCCAATAGTGCAACACAAAGTGCAACACAAAGTGCAATGAAATCTGCCTTActgtaaagattttattttacagttggATTCGAGTAGCAGATCTCGCAGCAGTATGCAGGATTCAGAATCCAGACTGTTAAACTGCAGGCTGAAGTGAATATAAAAAGACACACGCATGCCATTAGTTTGTCTACTGTCTCAGAGATAAAACTGGTCAGTAGGTTAATGCACTGTTATTACATATGCAAAATGTTCAAGTAAGATTCTCATAACACTCATAGTTGTGGTTTTTAGGTTATTTATAGCAGGGGTTCAAAAGAATTTTGTATCCAGGGACCCCTTTAACCATCAAATACATTCCACATATACCCtcaaacagatttatttcatgaactattaaaatttgtaaaatataatttaatttatttattagagcCATACGGCTTTCATGGACCCTTCACCTTTCACAACGTAACACATTAGATACATTATACTGGGTAAGCAGTGAGTCAAATAGGCTATTAACTATAACatctcaataataaatataacgtTTTAACAGTAGGTTGTGATTTCCATCCTTGTAACtgaataagataaataaaaaacacgaACACCCTGGTTATGCTTCATAGACCCTCAGCAGCCCCTGGACttcactttgagaaccactgatatatatttttttatgcagGCACAAGCAATTATAAAGACAAATGATAATCATACTCAAAACAATTGCAAAGGAGGTATTAATGAACATTTGGTCTAGTcataaaatgaaatgatgtgCAATATCAAATTGCAGAGAATTATAGTAGTCAAAAACAGTCATTAACACTGTAATCATGAATAACCCAAATGAATATCCCCAcacttaaaaatacaaatagtttGCTGTAATTATTAAACAGAAAATCTCTCACTTGAGGCTTCTGGTGTTGTTAAAGGCAGGATATAGCATGTGTAGCAAGTCTGGAGTGATATGGCAGGAGGACAGGTTGAGCTCATTCAGCACAAAGCCAGGAGGTAAGCAGTTCAGCACAGAACTCAGCACAAAGCACTTCAGTGGAGTCATGCGCACGTTGGACAGGTTGATGACCTTGACGGATTGCAGCACTTCAGCTGTGAGCCGAGGGTTCTGGAGCTCATAAAGCAAAACCAGCAAATCCATCAACTCTTCAGGTGGCTGCTGTTTTCGGCTCTCCTTGATCAGCTGCTTCTTCAGTGTTCGGGTGATCTGGGCCACCGTGGTGCTCTTAATGTCACATCCAAGTTGCTCCAGTAGCTTTCTGTTGCCATAATGAAGGAGTCCTCCCATAAAAATCGGGTACAACTCAAAGGACCTTGTGTCATCTGTTTGCTGCGGCTGTGGGCCTTGCACTCCCAGCAAGCTTTGCTCCACCTGATCAAGAACATCTTCATTGTAACTGTCTTCTGAGCGGAACATTTCTGCAGCCATGGTGTTAGCAATGCGCCCCC is a genomic window containing:
- the nherf4a gene encoding Na(+)/H(+) exchange regulatory cofactor NHE-RF4 isoform X1; the encoded protein is MWGRKAEFCLLNSLHASGVHLEPFHCLQSCHPARTQVSNTMRYTTEPGDATDMPQKFTFNPKEGIDNPVLMISDDPEPNLCPRLCLLKREEGQGFGFNLRKESGCRGHVVQQVAPWSAAERSGLRDGDRILEVNEDFVDNQEYSKVVLKVQASGLQLCLLVLSAVEYETAVCEGIDLMALSRANRGEGCVRPRLCHISREPGIGLGLNIFPIEGKRGKYYLSPVSEGPAERAGVQAEDHLLSINGVMVSKLTHSALMKMFKKCGECVTILVIDSRSEESYMRRRLPILPTFASTHNLPHRPKTLHLTQGPQGYGFLLRQEKLTTGHIAHLLREVDPCSPAEAAGMEDGDLLLAVNGEQVENSEHEDIVSRIRQSGQQVTLTTISIHGREYYTQLGLSPLIFYEEYIPQRERFSTNTLPSNNLPRPRLCTLHREDTGFGFKLACSQNECRVYVVQVEAGHAGERAGLREGDVIVEVNGQNVEHENFEKVVTLIKKGGTSLMLLVVDKDGFEKLSTSVPITPDVSLHSTQVPDSTQDNFV
- the nherf4a gene encoding Na(+)/H(+) exchange regulatory cofactor NHE-RF3 isoform X2, with the translated sequence MPQKFTFNPKEGIDNPVLMISDDPEPNLCPRLCLLKREEGQGFGFNLRKESGCRGHVVQQVAPWSAAERSGLRDGDRILEVNEDFVDNQEYSKVVLKVQASGLQLCLLVLSAVEYETAVCEGIDLMALSRANRGEGCVRPRLCHISREPGIGLGLNIFPIEGKRGKYYLSPVSEGPAERAGVQAEDHLLSINGVMVSKLTHSALMKMFKKCGECVTILVIDSRSEESYMRRRLPILPTFASTHNLPHRPKTLHLTQGPQGYGFLLRQEKLTTGHIAHLLREVDPCSPAEAAGMEDGDLLLAVNGEQVENSEHEDIVSRIRQSGQQVTLTTISIHGREYYTQLGLSPLIFYEEYIPQRERFSTNTLPSNNLPRPRLCTLHREDTGFGFKLACSQNECRVYVVQVEAGHAGERAGLREGDVIVEVNGQNVEHENFEKVVTLIKKGGTSLMLLVVDKDGFEKLSTSVPITPDVSLHSTQVPDSTQDNFV